TCAGACTTGCATTCACTTTCAAGCTAAAGGAAGACAGTGAATTCAGAACTCAAAATTCATACATATTTCGTAGAGAGGCTGGCAGTGGGAAATCAAATCAAGATGAATAAGAACAATGAGATGTTGGATTTAAATATCAAACGACATGCTAAGTTTAGTACAGAGATTTCTGTCATTAGCTTTTAGGAGAAGCCTAACAGTCATATCACAGGCTTGAAGGAAATGCTTAGAGAAAAAGGCATGCCTGCTATATTGAACTAAATACGACCCACAAACGAAACAAGAACTTCCaagtaaatatgaaatataatgGAAAGCTTCTTACCTGAAAATGTTCTTCTTGTTCAAACACTACACTCACAGCATTAAGTgcagaagtgtttttatttgaaacaaacacAACTAGTAGCAAAGAGTCATCTTTCCACACCTTACATAAATACAGAGCTAAGGTGTCGCTCTGACAAAGTTCTACTACTTCAGAGTGAGGGAGTTCTTCCAGTTCTTCTGCTAAGGAAGGGAGCAGCGCTGTTTTACTGGCATTTTCACACTGAGAACTTGGAGAAGGCTGAAGAATTTCAATATTACTATCGGCAAACAAAGACAGTGGAGACAGTCTGCTATCTGAAAGCTTGTCATCCAGCTCAGGCTTTTTTACAGACTGAAGTGATTCTTCCACAGTATCTGAAGAACAAAGGGAAGGTTTCCTTAACATTGTGCGTTTATCTCCATCACAGTCTTCCTTGGTATCAGGTACCGTATCAAGTAAGGGACCAAAATCTGATGCAGCGCTATTCTGCAAATCCTGTGCCTCCTCATTACTTTGGGCTTCATCTacctttgattttcttttgaacttCTGAGTAGGCAAATCCATTTTCCCcatctgaaaagtaaaaaagaaaattgatgATGGAAGGAGCTTCTACCAATAAGCTGTGTAAATGTTAacagtgaaagagaagaaagaacaagtaACAAGTTCTTAGGGAAAACTGGTAGCAAAAACAGcaggtaaaaagaaagaagttctaCTGAATGGGACGTATTCCCGAGATTGCTTAATCTATATCCAATCTGTTTCATGCTTAACAAATGATCAGATTACATTGGTAATTTCCAATGGTTTTCCAATGTCTTGATGTCACCTGTCTAGTTCTACCAAAAACATCAATTTGATCTCTATTTCcatataaatatttctaattGTAAATAAGGTTATATATGAACTTCTAACTGGCAAGTCACAGAAGAACCACTTACCAGACTGACACCAGCATTTGATCCCAGCCCAACAAACAATGTTGATGctagctgctgcttttctttttcttcctcagagaGACTGGAAACTTGATCAGATTGTGACACAGGAGTTTCAGCCACCCGTCCTGCTAATAAGCTGCTACAAGACACAGTCTGCGGCTCATCTTCTTTCCctactttgctttctttttttggaagaTAGCCTTCTTTGCCCCAGAGCTTCCTTACTCCCTCCAATTTCAGAGTATTTGTCctagaagagggaaaaaaagcaggacTAACCATGTGAACATCATGTTCATAAAAGCATGCCAGCGCTCTACTTTAAAAACCATTTGCCACTTTGGCACTTCAATTTACACAGCGAATAATGAAGTACCAGTGAATGCTTTCCAATCTGCGTGAAGTTCTGTGTTAATAATGTTATTCACCTCTTACAACACCCTGCAAGCACAAATTCAAACTACACTGCAAAGTCTGCATAGATACCTGCAGCCAGCAGTAGAAACCTTGTCTGCCAACTCTATCCAGAGCTTCAGGTTATATTTATAACATATTTGAATAGCAATTTAAAAGCGAACACAAGCAACAGAGTCTTTCTTTCCAGGAATCCCTACACATCTTTAAATGACTCTACTCcagattctttaaaaataatgtaaattaaGGTGGAAAAAATCAAAGAGACCCAGAAAGTGCTGCCATTTTGTACAGGAAGTGTTCTTGttaatgtaattattttatatatatatatatttttaatggaaatacagATATGGAATTTGCAGTGTTCTAAAACTTACAGAGCATCTTACACTGCTTATTTTAACCTTCAATCTAAAAAGGTTTCCTTAGAAGGCTTGTTATTTTAATTCCATAAAAAGTAAACGTGGTTTATAAAAAAACTGAAAGCCAGAAAAATACTCCATCCATTAATCCTGTCTCAATTTTACTACAGTAAGTCTGATTTGATCTATTGTTCACCAAGAATGAGAAACAGTTTAACCCAAGGAAATGGTTCTGGCATCAAGCCTGCCAGAGCTCAAGGAGCATTTGGGCAAAGTTCTCTGATGCATGATTCGATTTTTGGGTAGTCCCGTACAGAGCCATGAGTAGGACGTGACGATCTTtgtgggtccctttcaactcacAATATTCAATGCTTCCAGTTATTTCAATGAAGATAGTATCCTAAGCTGCTTATGTGACAGAAGTTTTCAAGTGTAACTGCATTCTTTATAGTTCCACATAATGAAGcaaaagcaagtgaaaaacaataagaacaCAAGTTTAAatgtacttcattttaaaaacaaattaactcACTCTTTATGTCCCATCTCAGTGCTATTACCAGATGTATCAGAACCAAATGATAAGCCAGTAGGGGACTGTCTACCAGCAATACCAGATGAGGACACGCTTGAAGCAAAGGACAATCCATAGGGTTCAAAATTCAGAGCTGCAATACAAGCAATCTCTTAGAATTATAGTTAAGGCACAAACAGATAAGAAGGAactctttctgaaagaaaaatcaatacaCTGCACTACTACACTTCCCATGCTATCATATTCTGGATCCTACTcgcattaaaaacaaatttatcCACTTCTTTAAGTTTCATTTAGACATGTGCGATAAACAGCAGAAGTGAACTCTATTGAGCATCACTAAAATATCTGCCAGTTCTTAATATCTGCAACCAAAATATTCTATCAGATCTATGCTCTTCCGTTTGCTCATGCACCTACATAACACATTCTGAGTTCACATCAACATGTCCATACACCACCATCTGCTTTACAAACATTCTTGACACGTTGGgctataaatttattttcaacagaACTGGCAAATCAGGATTCAGGCCACCCACCTCGGCTATGCTTTCCGGAACAAAATATAGTTTGAGTAACTACTAAAAATTGTTTTGGACAGTACTTTAACAAGAACAGTCAGTGTTAGGCAAGAAGTACAGCACAGACCCTCCACTGCAGCCCTGAATCTATACAGGGCTACTTTCTCTCACTTCCACTCAGCCTTATGCTGCCTTCTTCCCAAGAAGCAGGGCAGAAATGCTGGagatctgagaagaaaaaggccTCCTGATGCAGGAGATAGAGCTAACAAAAcatctcttccttcttgtttgaaaaacagcatccaCACTCAGATTCAAACATTAACACCACATAAAAATTAGTtacctaaaaaataaaattccaatTAATGAATTTTGTAGAGTAAAATATTCGTGAACATTCTGCCTAACCTACACCTTATCTCCTAGAGTTATTTTTGAACCAGTGGAAGATGCTAATCAACACTTGTGAtatctgagagaaaaaacagcaattcAAGCCTACAGTGGTTTCCCTGTAAAATGTTAAGAACACTGCAAATGTGAAATGGATGTTCTGTAGTCACCTTTTCCTTGAGAAAGCTTTTCCTCTTGTCTCTGGTGATGGGGCTTATACGGTGCTGCGCCCCGGCCAAGTCCCTCAGCCACAAACTCATCCAGAAATGATAAGGAAGCATCAACCTACaaagcattaaagaaaaggagaaagtgatGAATACACTTTCTACACAAAAGCCTGATGTTAtcagaatatttttgtcttaTCAGCAAGATTAGGATCTTTTGTCTCACACGCCATATCTACCAGTAAAGCTGCTGTATTCCTCACATCCACTAAAACTGTTTTACATACAGATATTGTTATTCAAGTATACTGAAACAAACTTCGAGCTAGCGATTTGTAACTTAATTCAACTCCTCCAATATTGACTTCttacataaacaaacaaaaaaaaagcagagtgcATGTGTCCTAAAGCAGTAGATTCTAGCATTATATGAAAACACGGAAGGAAAAAAGCTCAAGAATACCATCCATATCAATACTGTTTTCCCACCttttagcaaaatatttaacTTCTCAGAACTACAGAAAGGTTCAAGAACACACACTGCAACTTTCTTACCACCATGTCATTACAACTAGCATCAAACGGAAGCAAGGCCTTCATCAATACTTTGTCTTCACACAGGTGCTTCAATTCAAAGGTATGTTGTCTCATGCACGTATCTAGAGAGCCACTGAATTCCTGGATTAACTTTTCAACTGTTTTGGAAAAAGAGGCACGTGATGCTAtcttggtgactgcagccataaTCCATGCTTTAGTTTCAGAGGTAACAAAAGTCTTCTTCAGCAAGTTGTGCAACCTTGTCAAAATAATTTCTGGATCAACATCTGTAGCAAGGCTGGAATATTCCCCCAAAACCTAAGCACAagtaacagagaaaatacaCTTTCACTCATAGCAGAGCTTTCAGCTTTTAAATTAGCATGTAGTATCAAATAGTAACAAATGCATTGTACAAACAATCACTGATGTTGaaatgttgtggtttaacctggaaggcagctgagcaccacacagttgTTAGCTCACATCCCATcctcccagtgggatggggaaagAGAattgggggaggagggaagtaGAACTTGTGGGCTGGGATAAAACTATGTtctaagatagagaaaaggataaTTATTACCTGCAAGGCTAAAACTGCATTTGATAACCTAACAGATAAAGATGGAAAAGCTCTCAGCATGCAGGCAGATTGATGCTGCTGCTAAACTCACAACCATGTATTCATTTTTGACCACACATCTACCTTACCCAACTCATGACCTGAAGGAACTTCTGTGGATAGAACACATTTTCCTCTTCGAGTAAAGCTAAATAAGACCGCACTGCGTATGTTCGCAGATGTCTGTCTTCTTTTCCATCATCAAatcctggaaaggaaaaaagcatgcTTTGCTTGAAACACAAATGTCACTTGCTATTATCAAAGCACGTTTTCAGAAAGCCAAATGATTACATAACATGTTTAGTGCTCCAAATCACATGATGATTTACCTTCAGCCAAAAGCCTCAGAAAGTTGTTAGGGATATCAGGATACAAAACATCACCTCCAACTGAAAACACTGCATTCATGGTTTGGATGAACCATTCATTGTTAGGAGCATACGTGTCCACATGTTAAGGAATGAAGTGCTAAGGCCTAACTTCACTTCTTTTTAGTTTGCTTATTAGCACATCTTAAAATGTAAACAAGTGAAAAAATGGTAGTGTGAAAAAGTGTGCTTTAATGAGGCTTCACACAATAGAAAGAGACCTGCTTATAAGGATTTATATCTGGAAACCTGCTCTACAATACTTGCACTCATACATGCTCCATCTGACATATTCTTTAGAGTCTGTTTATCCAGTGTCACTTAATGAATGATAGATcagctcttttcagcagttctgcagctgttttacTAAAGAATAATAAACGCTATGAAGTACTCAAGAGAAAGCAATGCtgtttccttatatctaatATTTGAACAGCATTTGCTAACTCTGGAATTTaggaaacatttgtttctgcctttcctCAAAGGAATCAGAATGCACTTTACTGAATGGAAACTTTCAACAgtatagaaaaaaagaatacatgCACTTATTTGTTTGCATGTTAAAAAGCACAACTGTAACACTTCATATTTCAAAAGATCATGGAAGATGCTTTGAAAGGTTCCAAAAggcttctgaaaaataaaaggatattTCTCAGCCAGTTCTGCTATTTTGCCAGCTAAGGTGATGATAGCATATTCTTCCTTGGTTTCTTTTAAGTAGTCAAGCATCTTCTGAACAATGACCATCACATTATGCCCATTTGTAATCCTATAAAGAATTTCTAAAgtctgaaagagaaaggaagatacATTTAATCAGCTCTAATGACTCAAAACAGTAATCAGGGAAATAGAAACACTTCAGTACAATACCAGAGTGAGAGCAACTGTCTTGACTTAATGAGACTGAACTGAAACATTCTGCTTATCTACAGAGCCACGTTAACATTGTTCATAACTGCTCTCTCAGTAGTGACACATAATACGCCTTTCTCACTCTTCATTGTTGGAAAAGTTACTACCCACTCTAAAAGTAACTTAATTTGCATTGTTTAAAAATTCACTGACCTCCCTTTTAATAATGGGATCAGGATGGTCCAGACATTCAATTATTGTCATCTGGTGCTCAAGTGCCAGATTAGGATCCTGCTGAATAACACAGGTCAGAGCTTTTAAACCTAGAATATAAGCAATTGGAAATTATCTAAAAGGGTATACACCAACACGACAAAATTTAAAGGTCTTTAATGAAATCCAGGATCCTTAcctaaatatttcaaattaatcTGGGGTGATAAAACAAATTTTCCAATGCACTTGGCAGCCTTTTCAAGTAATTCAGATTTGGGGTAAACTGTATAAATTGTTTGGACACATTCAAACAAGATGGctaggagaaaagaaacatagTAAGTAGGTAATAAATGATTATATTATGCAAAATCAAACAAGCACACAAGTATACACACTAGTATGATAACATTATGAGACTGAGCACTGCTCACTTAATACTTTATAGTAGTCTTATATCTTGCTAGTAAAGCATCTACTTCTAAGGAGCTGAGTACCTATATTTTGGCTTTCAAGCAGATATTCTACATACAAGAAGATTCCCTTTTCACAAACAAAAGATATTCTCATTGTGTTCAACTCAGACTTGGAAGTATACAGCTGCTACTGCAGTACAGCTTTAATTACACAGCCTAGCAGAACTATTCCTTTTGTTACCATCCATTTTCATAAAATGTGAAAGAACAAATTATGATTATTCTGGCTTGGGTGGTTTATAAGGCTGTAGAGATAAATACTGCCACAAAAGTGCAGTACAGCATGGAGTAAGACAATTTATCACGGCTCAATATAAAAAAGGAATGAACTGAGAACAAGATAAAATAGAAAACTACATGGGGACCAGTTCTGTTGCACACTGACTCCattttttgttactgttctCATCTAACAGAAGCAATTAAACTGAATAAACTGAACATCTGGCTGAAACTTCCTCATATATTACTGAAAGTTAATACCGCTTTCtaatttcccttttctgtggaaaaagaacTCACACAAtgttttagaaaacagaagaagtagGCATTATACCAGATATGGAGCTCTGGACCACATCCctttttaaagtcatttttaaaacaagtcTAAATTCTCCCTCTGTTCCATTAGCACACGTACTTTGCCAACATCCATGCGTCTTAActttaaaaggtaaaataacAGGACTGTTacatttggggttttttggtccTTAATATACTGTGAAACAGCTCTCAGGCCATGACATGATATGAGATCTCAGACCAGATATGGATGCTTGGGGAGACACTGCTGCACAGAAAGACACCACTTGTTTCACCAGTTACTAGTCAGACACCTAAGAACACAACTagattttcagaagtgctgtaTACATATTTTAGCATGCATAAAACACTCACTCATTCAGCCTTCCCAAATACTGATAAAGACTCTCACCTACCATAGGTAATATTATGATTTATCTCTGCTCTTCTTAAAGATTCCTCCAGAACATCATACATCAGCTCACTCGTCCTGTTTAACAAGAAGTATTTACAGTTCTTATTTACAGCACATAGTCTCAATTTCCAAGCAACCCTCACAccagtaataaaaatataaaacaacaaaTTATGGATTCACTTTAATGTGTTAAGAGTTCTATAGGCCATCTCTAAATGTCACCTAAATGTTtacagctttcagaagaaacaaCTACCATAAGAATAAAAGCAtctaagcaggaaaaaaaaaacaaagcaggtaCTCTTTGCTGTGGCTTTTCACCCTGTTGTTTGGTAACCCAGTAACAGAAACTCCagcaaaaacatatttcaagCATATTCCATAATAATTAATTTCCTAGCCAATTCAGAAGCTgagaaagtaatttttcaaTGTAGAAGGTATCTGCTCAGCGTATTggttaataattaaaaaaaaaaatgcagaggagGCCCAACTCAGGTAAAATCCTCTtacaaaaaagacagacaaGCTACCTATGAGATAATGATCACAGCTGTATTCTTTGTACTTCCATAATATTAATTACAAAGAGCTGATTACCTTGGATCATCTTTTCCTAACAGCCCCAGTATTCTTAAAAGCTGAATTTGTAACCATGGTGCTGGCACGCTGTGGTAATTGAAATCAATAGGGAGCTTCCCTCCCACTACCTGCTTCAGGATGATTACAAAACTCTCTGTCAAGTCTTTATACCCAGACGAGTTTTCCTGTGtaacaaagaaatacaacagaaatactttaaatacaGTACCTCAAAAGCACAATCTACAGATTGAACACAGTCAAGGTAGCCACCACTTGAGTACTTTAAATCCAACTTCTACTCTCTTCCCACGACATCTCCCTATGCTAGTTTCTTGGACATTTGCAAAAAAGAGTGAATGTAACTTCAaagcaacagggaaaaaatcATACTGGATTCTTTACTGTTCTGTAGAAGTCAAACTTTGTTGCCAGCTAAGGATGCCAATGGTACTGAAGTACTCAAATATGCAAGAAGTGTCAGTCAAGCTTAATGGAGAGCAAGTGCAAACATAACATCCATCATCACTACATTAACTTTTCTAACAATTAGGAGCAATATTTTGCTACAAAACTACAGTACCCTATCTGCTTAAAACAAAGGTAACTCTGAGAGACAATTCTTTGCCTACCTTAATCATTTCAAGATAAATATGCAAAGAAGCAGCCATGACTCCGACATCTCTGTCACATAAGGCTTTCCGGAACTTGTCATGAATATGCTGTACTTGGTTAGGAGCAATGAGATAGAATTTATATAAAgcctgaacagcttttcttcgGATAATTTccctgaaggaaaacaagatttttcacAAACCAAAGCTGTGTATTTCAAGAACTTGActcagaaaaaacagaaaacttatTCTTATTTCTCCAGTAAAGTAAAATTACAGGATCAAACATCAGAACAGCATGACATGGAGAAAGAGGGGAAACCATGTTTTACAGTTGCATGACCGGATGACTTTGTAAATACCATCTAAGTGAAGAAGCAACACAGCTAACTTAAGAATTGAGTAGCGACTAATGTCAGACTGACAATTCACTAAAGCAGCCACCAGATAAACCATGAAATTCACAACTACAAATCCACCGTGGTCACATGTGCAGCTCCAAAGAGAAAGTCGAGGAGTTGCTGAGTGACTGTGCTGTTTCTTACAGCTTTCTAATTAATATAGCACTTATAATGTTTCATCTTCTGGGTATGGGGAATGACAAATACACCAAACAAATAAAGGTTTTGGATCTTTTCAGATACACTTTTACCAATAAAGCTTCAATAAAGAGTTTcatagaaaagcagcagcagtgaagtaCTACAAGGATCCCCATCTGATTCCCCATATACTCTACAAATACCTTTTCAACCACATATTTACTAAAAGGAGTCCAGCAGACAATTATATTGACCTATTCAAAGCAGTTATAAAAGGAATGAATACCGGTCCAATATTTTGCAAAGAGTACAAATAAATGAGATAAGaatacaagagaaaaatggaGAGGAACCATTTCTAAAAGTAATGTCTAGAAAGGCCAAATTAgagaaaaaacatcagtttaCTAAAACCAACAAAATTAAGTCATTCAATCTTACAAGGCCAAGTGCAATTCTGTAAACGAATACGTACTTAGAATGCTGGAGCTTGTCTTCTATTAAGGGAAGAACAGCTGGAATCATCTCCCGTGGAAAGATCTGGCTGACAACGGTTAACGCCATGCTCACCTCTACTAGATTAGTGCTCTGTAAGTCCTATTGCAATCATTGAAATAAGACCATCATTTGTTATGTAGACTTTTAAGTTCTGTACAGACACACCCACCTTCAGCCAGCAGGATGGATCTAGCCCACTACAGCAAGCAACATGCTGGTAATCAGCCTGCTGTCTGCTTGTGTTTGAGGAGTGACAGCTCTCACTGAGCTAACCAAGCTCTTCCCTTCTTTCATATAGAAATAAGGAGCTCCTCATATTTTAAATGCACATGATTTCAACACATCTACAATCAGTATTTGCTTACTGAAACAGTTTAATCATTATAAAACGATGCCGAGCCCCCACTTGAATCGGTGGGATGAGCCACACTTTATACTGAAGCCAACAGTATTCTCTCCAGTTCCTTTTATCTAGCCCCAagaatttaaaaggagaataCTAGCAAGCCCAGTTATATCGGCAATTACATATTTTTACACTGTAATTATTCATGCCCTCAGAAGAGAATGTAAATTCACAatttacagaattacagaagataCAGCTCATTGTAACCTAACACCAAAAACACCCCCCAGCATGCAAACATGGATGGAGTCATGAAATAAGATCAGAAtcctttttcaaaacaaattaaacacatttaagatgtccagctcacagcacaaaTAGTTTTGGTGCTCAATGTGGTTTAGTTCCTTGTAGAGtctcatttctcatttccttctataACACCAGTTTCAAACTATATTTTTAAGGATCATAAGTTTTTTATCACAATAGTAAAATGAGCACCATTTTCAGTCTATAATGGAGCTTACTGTAACGCAGAAGTAATCCTTACATAAGAAGTTAGAACTGATTACTGTGAAAGGTACTACTGGAAAAGAAGACAACGAACCCGTCACTCTGTGATGGATTTTCAGTGTCATTCCAAAGTATGATTCCAGTTTCTATCAAACCAATCAAAAGAACTCCAAGAACTCAAAGAAGCCAACAGAAACCTGCTGTCAGCTAATGGCAAACTTTTACACTGAAATATGCATGCATCGTTCATTCCGAAGTTCAGAAATTATACAAACAGCGTATCttacaaatggattttttttatggAGTTATCACCTGTttacaattttaaaaatacGGCTTCAACAAAAGAGGCACTgagattaaacaaaaaaaccatttcaAATTCTCATCTAACCAAAGAAACAGGAACTTTAAGAGAGCACGATTTAACTTATGAGTAAACAGCTGAGATATTGTACGACATAAATTAGGAAGAAGTGGTCCAAGGTTAGATTACCTCCAAACCTCCAAAAACACTGTACCTTCACAACTGTGTTCACAAGCAGAAGTAGCAGTTCATGATTTTCATGGAGAAATAAGGAAACTGCCAAGTAACCTATAAAAGAAAGCAGCCTCCATTACTACCCTCAATCAGTAACTTCAAGATAGAAAACTTAATCCTGTCTGTAATACAAGAAGAGTTGAttcaaacaattaaaaaaaaaaaagccaatgcTGATAAAGTAGCTCATGTTTTAAATATCAAgacttccttttatttccaagCAAACATTTTTAAGTTGCAATAAAGCTCAATAAATAATAGGCAAGAAACCGCACCCTGTGAGAAATACGACCCTGTTAAGAGCTAAAGAGCAGCCAAGAACATCGTGAGAAAGCAATTCCTGGAAAGTGAATGTCTTGTCTGCTGACAAAAATCACATTCCTACACTGCAAATGCACTTCCTcacatttgtttctctttctttaaaaattagaGTTTGGTTTCATATATAATTCTGCACTCCAAGttgaatataaaattatttccctttcctATGCCAGAGCTCCCTCGTTACTTaacaataaagaagaaaaacttcaaaCTCCAGATAAGAAACAAGCCAGAaacctttccttcagaaaaagaaatccctcTTCAAGTTAAAACTAAAGGAGTAAAAACAGAGGCTTGAGGAGTGTGCCATTACTCAGAAATATAGTGCAACTATTTGTCTTAGAAATGGACCTTAGTCAGAAAGGGCTTGgttcatttaaaatttaaacatCAAACTGAGCAACTTAGGCCAAATTGCTCTATCTGGACTATCAGATACCTGAATCAATCTGCTTGTAAAACTACACGTCATCAGCTTAGCACATCTGTAGAAATTTATTCAGGTTAAcacagggaaagagagaaatgtatCTTGACTGGATCAGCTGACAACAATTCTTTGATAAAGACTTTGGTATATGGCAACAAGAGCAGACAAGATCAACCTTATGTATCACATTTAACTGCAGAATAAAATGAACAACCAACCCACATACACTCTCAATAATATCTTATTACCAGATCAAAGCTTAAGAGCTCCTTGTGTCTGGAGAACTTTAAGCCAACTTTATTAAAAAACGCTTCTTCACCAAAACCTACTTAAAGGAACTCCTAGTATGGAAAGGTCTCAAAGTGATTAATAAAAGACACGCCAGTTCTTGACACTTACAGACGTCATACAAAGTTTTCTTCAAATCAGCTTACCACCTGCCCTCCCAGGTTTGCTGAAGATTAACTTTCTTAATCACTACCAGAGCATCTGTGCACTGGTTTTCATTACTCAGGGAAAAAGCAACTTTAAATCATCACTCGTAAGGCATTTCCTCAGAAACTCCAACACTTGAGTGGATGATCCAGATGAAATTCAAACAAAGGATATCAAACAAGTATATCCCGCAAGACACTGCCTTCCTTCTGTGTATGCAGACATAGCATTGCTTGGAGTTAAACCATTTGCTCtgcaaacaagaagaaatgtctTCACTAGGCAGTTGAATCAGCAACTGCAAGAAAATTCTCCAGACAAGACAGGCTGACCGCTACTTCAAACAAAATCTACTGCAAGAAGTTCTATAGCCACGCTGCTGGCAGGGCAAGGAAATCAGTCCCATGGAATTTCAAAGAAATCTACAACAGCCTTTCAGATTTCCTCAAGAGCCTGTGCACCCACGCTCTAAGGATCGACTCGCACCCA
This window of the Excalfactoria chinensis isolate bCotChi1 chromosome 10, bCotChi1.hap2, whole genome shotgun sequence genome carries:
- the AP4E1 gene encoding AP-4 complex subunit epsilon-1 isoform X1, producing MSDVVERTLGALPALLGQHEPGAGPGGAGGPHRLSASSRLGSLIRNITALTSKHEEEKLIQQEITSLKAMVSAPTTSLRLMKECMVRLIYCEMLGYESSFGYIHAIKLAQQGNLLEKRVGYLAVSLFLHENHELLLLLVNTVVKDLQSTNLVEVSMALTVVSQIFPREMIPAVLPLIEDKLQHSKEIIRRKAVQALYKFYLIAPNQVQHIHDKFRKALCDRDVGVMAASLHIYLEMIKENSSGYKDLTESFVIILKQVVGGKLPIDFNYHSVPAPWLQIQLLRILGLLGKDDPRTSELMYDVLEESLRRAEINHNITYAILFECVQTIYTVYPKSELLEKAAKCIGKFVLSPQINLKYLGLKALTCVIQQDPNLALEHQMTIIECLDHPDPIIKRETLEILYRITNGHNVMVIVQKMLDYLKETKEEYAIITLAGKIAELAEKYAPNNEWFIQTMNAVFSVGGDVLYPDIPNNFLRLLAEGFDDGKEDRHLRTYAVRSYLALLEEENVFYPQKFLQVMSWVLGEYSSLATDVDPEIILTRLHNLLKKTFVTSETKAWIMAAVTKIASRASFSKTVEKLIQEFSGSLDTCMRQHTFELKHLCEDKVLMKALLPFDASCNDMVVDASLSFLDEFVAEGLGRGAAPYKPHHQRQEEKLSQGKALNFEPYGLSFASSVSSSGIAGRQSPTGLSFGSDTSGNSTEMGHKETNTLKLEGVRKLWGKEGYLPKKESKVGKEDEPQTVSCSSLLAGRVAETPVSQSDQVSSLSEEEKEKQQLASTLFVGLGSNAGVSLMGKMDLPTQKFKRKSKVDEAQSNEEAQDLQNSAASDFGPLLDTVPDTKEDCDGDKRTMLRKPSLCSSDTVEESLQSVKKPELDDKLSDSRLSPLSLFADSNIEILQPSPSSQCENASKTALLPSLAEELEELPHSEVVELCQSDTLALYLCKVWKDDSLLLVVFVSNKNTSALNAVSVVFEQEEHFQILESPACQFSVIEAQSVGRCQKCVWMDKICTQGVISGFVHYQSEMETHLEFSIPLSLLDFIRPMEMTTEDFGKLWLSLSNDVKQNIKMPSSQDSFSAALSVLHQKLKLHIVDIIGNEGILACQLLPSVPCLLHCRTHSGMLALWFRSPCAALPDGLLYQCQEVMEES
- the AP4E1 gene encoding AP-4 complex subunit epsilon-1 isoform X2, translated to MALTVVSQIFPREMIPAVLPLIEDKLQHSKEIIRRKAVQALYKFYLIAPNQVQHIHDKFRKALCDRDVGVMAASLHIYLEMIKENSSGYKDLTESFVIILKQVVGGKLPIDFNYHSVPAPWLQIQLLRILGLLGKDDPRTSELMYDVLEESLRRAEINHNITYAILFECVQTIYTVYPKSELLEKAAKCIGKFVLSPQINLKYLGLKALTCVIQQDPNLALEHQMTIIECLDHPDPIIKRETLEILYRITNGHNVMVIVQKMLDYLKETKEEYAIITLAGKIAELAEKYAPNNEWFIQTMNAVFSVGGDVLYPDIPNNFLRLLAEGFDDGKEDRHLRTYAVRSYLALLEEENVFYPQKFLQVMSWVLGEYSSLATDVDPEIILTRLHNLLKKTFVTSETKAWIMAAVTKIASRASFSKTVEKLIQEFSGSLDTCMRQHTFELKHLCEDKVLMKALLPFDASCNDMVVDASLSFLDEFVAEGLGRGAAPYKPHHQRQEEKLSQGKALNFEPYGLSFASSVSSSGIAGRQSPTGLSFGSDTSGNSTEMGHKETNTLKLEGVRKLWGKEGYLPKKESKVGKEDEPQTVSCSSLLAGRVAETPVSQSDQVSSLSEEEKEKQQLASTLFVGLGSNAGVSLMGKMDLPTQKFKRKSKVDEAQSNEEAQDLQNSAASDFGPLLDTVPDTKEDCDGDKRTMLRKPSLCSSDTVEESLQSVKKPELDDKLSDSRLSPLSLFADSNIEILQPSPSSQCENASKTALLPSLAEELEELPHSEVVELCQSDTLALYLCKVWKDDSLLLVVFVSNKNTSALNAVSVVFEQEEHFQILESPACQFSVIEAQSVGRCQKCVWMDKICTQGVISGFVHYQSEMETHLEFSIPLSLLDFIRPMEMTTEDFGKLWLSLSNDVKQNIKMPSSQDSFSAALSVLHQKLKLHIVDIIGNEGILACQLLPSVPCLLHCRTHSGMLALWFRSPCAALPDGLLYQCQEVMEES